TTCGCTTGTATACTCGTCACTTCTTCAGCACTCCCATTAAACACCATGGCGATGGGAATGACATCCAAAGTTGTTCCACCTGATAACAAACCCGTAAAAACCAATAAATAAATTAAGCCAAAAGCAAAGGGAAATAAAATGCCAAACAAGACCCCTTGGCGATCACGATACATTAAGCGCGGAGTATAACGTAATAAATGGCTAAACATTGTCCCTCAACTCCTTACCTGTAATTTCCAGAAAGACATCATTTAATGTAGGTTTTTGAACACTTAAATTAATAATATTGACGGCTTCCTCATCTAAAACCGTTAGTAATTTAGTTAGATGACTTTGACCTTTTTCAAAATGCACCACCGCATTACCCGGTTCATAAATAAATTGCGACACTTGCGGGATCGCTTTAATCTTAACTTGTGTTGCTTCGGTTAAGTGCGCAACTTCCAAGGTCACCACCTCACCATGACTCGACATTTCTTTAATTTGACTACTAGTTCCCGTCACGATTTCCTTACCCCGATCAAGAATTGTCAAACGATCACATAAGTACTCCACTTCTTCCATATAATGTGTCGTATAAATAATCGTCTTCCCTTGAGCGGCTAAATCCTTTATCCCATCTAAAATCCGGTTACGCGACTGCGGGTCAACGGCAACCGTAGGTTCGTCCAGCACAATTAAATCTGGCTTATGCACAATCCCACAGGCTAAATTCAAACGTCTCAGTAACCCACCTGATAGTTTTTTAGGCCGAAATTTGCGGAAATCTTCTAAACCAACAAATTCAATGGCTTCATCCACATACTGTTTACGGGTTTGTTTATCGCTAATATACAAACCACAAAAATAATCTAAATTTTCAACCACCGATAATTCATCATAGACACCAATGTTTTGCATCACTAAACCAATGCGTTTTTTCACATTGTAATTGGTTGGATGCATTTTTTCCCCAAAAATATGCACACTACCTTCATCATAACGCAGGAGCGCCAACATACAATTAATCGCAGTTGTCTTCCCACTTCCGTTGGGTCCCAGCAATCCATAAATCTCGCCTTCTTGAACATTCATCGAAAAGTGATCTAAAGCTACCAAATCATTATAGCGTTTTACAATATTATCTAATTGAACAATCATGACGCAGCCCTCCATTTGTTTTATAGTTATATTATCCCATGCTAAACTTTCC
This window of the Fundicoccus culcitae genome carries:
- a CDS encoding ABC transporter ATP-binding protein, which produces MIVQLDNIVKRYNDLVALDHFSMNVQEGEIYGLLGPNGSGKTTAINCMLALLRYDEGSVHIFGEKMHPTNYNVKKRIGLVMQNIGVYDELSVVENLDYFCGLYISDKQTRKQYVDEAIEFVGLEDFRKFRPKKLSGGLLRRLNLACGIVHKPDLIVLDEPTVAVDPQSRNRILDGIKDLAAQGKTIIYTTHYMEEVEYLCDRLTILDRGKEIVTGTSSQIKEMSSHGEVVTLEVAHLTEATQVKIKAIPQVSQFIYEPGNAVVHFEKGQSHLTKLLTVLDEEAVNIINLSVQKPTLNDVFLEITGKELRDNV